Sequence from the Hirundo rustica isolate bHirRus1 chromosome 9, bHirRus1.pri.v3, whole genome shotgun sequence genome:
GGGGCCACAGGGCCGCCGGACCAAAGGCCACGGAGTTTGGCCACCTCCCTTCCGACCACGGGGACCATGCTCTTTCTCCCCTGGGAAAAGGATATTTTCATGCTTCCTCCCCACAGGAACTAACAGAAATTGCTTAAATGGCTGCATTGCTCTGGGGACAGGCCCTTTCGGAGCTGAGCCGCAcgaagggaagggaaagcccAGGGGACATTTTAATAACAAGCAAGGAGAGCTATTGAAGTGTTTTACTGCCTCGTTAAGGCACTCTAATCTCTGTGtatatctgggaaaaaaaaaaaaaaattggcttgCCGGTGTTTTTATTGTAACAGAGGTGGGTGTTTTCTGGCACGGCTTGGATCCCGCCTGCTTTATCTGCTTGTTTTCTTACCTGATACCGGCACTGAACAGCCCAAGAGCAGctcaagggcagcagcaggcagggtcAGGGCCAGGCAGACCAGGAGGGAGGCTGTGGATCCGTGCTGTGGGCTGTTTCCCACCCACAGGTGCTCTGCACCCACCTTTCAGCCAGACGCAGATCCCCAGGGCGTTTCCCCAGGAGAGGTTTGGAATGTTGGCTCTGCATGTGCCTGGGCAAAGCCCAAAAGTAGGTGATCCCTCATCCAGGCAGCTCAGATATAGAGCAGGGAGACAACCACGAGGTCCCATCCACCCCTCCAGCACcgagagctgggatttgggggataCACAGATTTTGGGACTATGGGCACCTTGGGCTGATGTAAACCAGGCTGAAGAGTCCATGCCCAGGGAAGCCCCTGCAAAAGTTCTCCTGCAGCAACACCAGGTTATCCAACTGCTGAGGTCTACATTCGTAAGAGGAATAGGCTGGGCATTTTATTTCTAAGGTTTTCTTCATGATTCTATTTTTTACCTCAGCCCAGCAGAAACTGGGGAAATCCTGCTGAGTCCTGCTGGCTCCAGCATCCCATTCCCCGTTGGCAGAAGCTCACGGAGTCAGAGCCGTGAGTCGGAAGGGATGCTGAGGCTGGGATGGCAGGGCTGGATAAGCTGATTGCATTTGCTTTGGAAAAGCTGGTGTTTGCATGAGCACTGGCTCTAGTGGTTTTAAAGGGATCCACCCAGGAGCAAATCCCAACAGCCTGAtatcagagctgtgctgctcccaccccGGCTGGGCTGGAGAAGTCTCTGCTCTACACCCAGATCCACGCTGCACCTCCTGGGTGGAGGAAGCCAGGGGAGCCAAAGCTGCCACCGCAGAACACAGGAAGCAAAGACTCCAGCACAGCTAACAGGGGGGGCAAACAGCTAAAATGATCTTCCTTGGAAATGCAGGGCAGGAAGGGTGAAGGTGCTGTCTGACACATAGTCCAGCCGAGATCAATACAGTCACCTTTGCTCCCAGGAGATGTGCCCTGGTACCCAGCTGCTTCAGGAAAAGTGACTTTTATCACTGTTGTGAGAAGAGACAGATGCCCAGACACTTGGACTGTGCCTGTTTCAGGGCTGGGGCTAAACCTGCCCTTCTGCAGGGCTGCCAGAGGCTCCAGGGTGTTCCACCCCAGAGCCTCTCCCCCTTCCCTAGGAACACCGGTGAGCTCAGCTAAGCACCGACAGCGTGGCCTGGGAGAAACACAAACATTTATTAAGCCAGCTATGTTTTGTTGAGAATGACTTTAACAGCGCTGAAGGACTTACCCTGCCTCCCCCAGGGACCCTCAGCTGATTCATTGCATGCAGGGTTAGCAGGAAAGCAGGGGACAGCCAGCCTTGGGGACATGGTGGCTCAGTGTCAGCACACAGCTACACAGGAAGCCACAAGCTACTCGCAGGCAATGGCAAGCCaagcacagctgctccagggcaggcaGATGGATGCTTGTTGCATAGGGCAACCCACTCCCAGGTTGCTGGGATTCACTCAAGTCCTCAGCAGGTACCACCTCTGAGAATTTTGGGCATTGGCCTGCTCTCCACATCCATCCAGGGAAGTTCTGAGGGtctgcaggggaagggagggtgCTTGGGACTCTCAGAACAGAGGGTGATTTCCACCAAAGGTGCTGCTTCAGAGACACCAAGCCGAACCTTTTGTGCGCTCGGGCACCTTCCTAACCACAGCCAGCTCACATCTCACATCTGGAAAGTCACAACCCATCACCTCCCTCTCTCTTAGCTTCCCACTGCCATCAGGAGACAATGTCCTCActcccaccatcccagcacagacagATCCAAGCTGTGACCCACGCAGGCAAGGGAACAACAGCACGATGGTGAGAGCAAAGCCGTCGCAGCACTCGGCTGGGGACAGATGTACCCATGGGTTCTGAAGTCAGGACACTCCAGGCTGATCCACAAATGTGGAAGAGCTTGGCTCCTTGAATCAGGATGCTCAGGTCCTTTCCTGCATCATCTGGTGAAGGCAGAAGGTGCTGCCCAAGCtttcacacagctccagctgtaaGCCATGCTCTACAAGCGAGCGAGGGGTGTGCGGGGGACAGCAAAAGGCACGGGCAGAAGCCAAGGCTAAAAACCAGAGATGTCTCCAGGGCAGAGTCACTGCAAATCCACCCCGACAGAGCAGCCTCACATTTCTGGTTGCTGGTAGGAGGCAGAGACCTGGCACCATTCATCACACAGGCAGAGAAATCCAGCCTTCATCACCATCACACCGTGTTGGGAGAGCGGGAGCCCCTCCGAGTCGGAGCCCTgcaggctctgccaggctgccccGCATCCCGGGGACTCTGCAGGactgcacccaaggtggaagACAGTCCAGGAGCAAACTGGGAGGGTTGGATTTCCATTTCCCACCCCGTGCTTTGTCGTTCTCATGTCATCACATCGGGAAGTCTGCACCATCATCCTTCCTCCGCAGGGCACCGACAGAggctccccagccctcctcaGACTGGCTTCACAGAGGCCAGGGGAGGGTTTTTTAGCATCCACCATGTGCTGGGGCcaaaccccagctctgctctgccctggatgGACACTGGCTTTGAAGACAATGATGGAAATGAGCAGATCCCACAGGGATGCCCTGCTAATGGTCCTGCCCCACGGTGAGCATGCTGGTGTCACCAAGCTGTGGATGTACGGCAGTGTCTCCTGTCCTCTCTGGGTAGTCATCTTGGGGGAAGGGTCCCCAGTTTTTGCACACAGGAAGCTGAGGATTAGAAGGAACACCACTGTCCCAGGTttccccaccaccaccaaggAAAACAGAGGGGTGTCCAGCCACCAGCAAGCAACACCCTAGAGCAAAGGATTAAATCTACCAGGCCCCAGCtcatccctcctctcccagacatgtgctgcagggcaggcaccCAGTCCCTTACGCCTGCATCACCAAATGCTGTTGGGGCCACAGAGGAGCAGTGCAACACCACCAAGCCAGCCTGGCCCCTCTCTACAGCCAGCCCAACTCTCCCAAGCACAGACAAGTGAAGCAGAAtgggcagctgggagagctggccTGGGAAGGTGAAGCCACGGGCTATAAGAATGTCACATCATCCTGTGACTGGAGCCAGCGCCAGTGGGCATCGTACTCCAGGTGCAGTTTGCTGTTGAGTTTGCAGTTCTCAAGGTCAGCCTCAGCTTTCCAAGCCTTCCCATCTGgatttcccttccccagcctctccccGGCCCTCGGTGGTGATTTGGCGTCTCTGTCTGGTTCCAGAGAGGGGGACTGCTGGCCCAAATACCCATTGGCCACCTGGGGCTCCTTAGCAAACCAGTGATCCTGAGGCAACCCAGGTGGGGAGAGATCCACGTGGGGCCACTCGTGCTCCTCTCTGTCCTTCTCCTGCTTCGCAAGACCCCTCTCGGGGTCAATCCTGACccagtcctgctctgccctggccagGGCTCTGCCCGATGTGGATGCAGCGGCCGTTTCGGCAGCGTTGTGCGAGTactcatccatgtcatcagcCAAGGTGTCCAGGTAGCTGCCCACGGAGATGCTGTCCAGCCTGTCGTTGGGGTCCTGcaggctgtcccagctgccCCGCCGCGAGGCCTCCTGGCTCTCCACCAGGCTGTACTGgctgctggccaggctgctgcagcgGCTGGTCAGGGTGCTGcgctcctccagcagccactTCACCGCCTCGATGCCCTCGTTCACCaccaccagctgctgcaggatctTCACGTCCACCGCGCGCAGGTAAGCCTGGGGGGGAGACAAGAGAGCACAGGGGTGACCCAGGGGCCCCGTGTCCCAGCCCGGCACGGCAGAGGTGTCACTGTGCTGGCCACAGGTCTCCCAAGCTGCTTGATGAAGAGCATGGTATGGGAGAACACCCCACAGGGAACCATCCCAGGGTCCAAGACCTGGGGACACGGCCATTGGTGACCAGCAACTTATGGTTCTCACCAACCCTCCCAGGGAAATAAATCCAGGGCACTTGTGTTACTGTCTTCCATGGGAACAAGGAGTAAGCAAGGAACTGGAAGAACTGGATGCAGACCTGATCTCAGAGCATCCTCCAAGacctgggaagctgctggcagggcaaGAGGATCAGGCATTGCTCAGTGCAAGTGTCTGGCTGGACCACCAGCACTTCCCCAGGCTGGTCCCTTCATGCCTTTACTTCTCACCTTCTAGGCTCTGAACCAAGCCTGGTGACAGGGTCCCACGGCAGGATTTGGAGACCCAAATCACTCCCAAAATGGGAGGGCAAGGAGGACAGGCACTGCTGATAACACCACTCGCCTCACCGACTCCTGCCCCTCCGAGCCTGGGGAAGCTCTTTGCAAACCTCAGTTGCTGCAGAAACATCTGTTTTCCTAATGGAAAGCCCCGTGTGCCAAGACATTCCTGTCTCTATGATACTGGCCGCCAAAAGCCACTGGATTTCCCCTACACAGGACGCAAatattttgccaggaaaggaaaTAAGGCCACGatggggggaaagggagaaaacccACTGCAGAGCATGTACGGGCAGCCTGAGGGCTGCAGATGCCCATGGACTCCTTCACAAAACACATCCTGTGCCCAGCATCAGCAGGCTGTGACAGAAATCCACACGCTCCCCAGGGATCATTTTTAAGTACAGCACCCGATGCTCAGCATCCGGTACCCTGGGAGTCACTTGCCCGCCCACGGGTGACCCCACAGTCTCCTGGGACCCCTTGTCTCCGGTCCCACAGCCGGCACAGCCATAGAAGCATCCGAGGAAGGAGCCTGGGAAAACTCCAGCCAGGATTTCAGCATGTGACGCCTCTCACTccagacagcagaaaaaaaagaaaagggtcAAAGATTTGTAAAGACCCAACACCAGCCCAGCCTCCCACCCCCTCCTCGTGCTCCTCAAGctggatttaaataaaaaatagcagGGATGTGCCCGGATTGGGGCAGGAGCCAGCTTCCAAGTGCAGAAATTTCCTTTCTAGGCAAGTTATTTGAAAAACTGCCTACAATGGACTTTTCTGCACGCACTGCTAAAGCATCTGGCCTTGGCAGGGAGACgacaaaggaggaggaggaggagggctggaaacCCCTGGTGGGGGGTTCCCCATTTTTCTCTGCCTCGTGCAGAACTGCGGCTGTCAGAGATGCCAGGGCAGCCAACCCAAAAGCAGAGGGTGTGATAACACTCCCCACTTTCCATACCGCTTGCTGGAAGGAGTTAGCCATCAATTTGGTGCTAGCTCACGCCAGCCTGACCTCTCCGTTGCACTCCAAGAAACCCCTCTCCAGCAAGTCAAGGTTATTGTGGGAGGAGACTCAGCACAGGCTGTTCTCTTATCACTCCTCCAGCTCCACTCGAGTTCACTGCACGACCTCGCACCAAGGACAGCTGTACAGGGGACAGCCACACTCCTCCTCACGCTCTCCATGggcagacacagccctgctcctctccccagcacgCAAGAAACCTCAGGCGCCTTCTCCTTTCAAGACATGCAGCTCTAGGGATAAATCTTCCTCCTCAGATCAGGAGGCGAGAGTGGGAATTTGCTAAATTCTCCTCCCACCGcccactcccagcccagctTATCCTCTGAGCACTGGGTTTGCTGGTTTCCTACTGCTCGGGGGTGGGGGGAATTTTAGTCCCTGTTCATGGGGATGGGGAGGTGAGGGGAGCCCTGTACTGCATTTTGCCACCTGGGTTCCAATCCCAAGCGGCTGATCTGGGTGTGAGGTGTCCCCACTTCCTCACTGGCCAGCAAGAAGAGCCGGGGCAGGGCAAGGAAATGCCTTTCTGAGCCAAGGTGAATAATGCCCGGCCCAAGCCAGGCCTCGCTGGCCATAGGCTGAGGCTGCTTGCACCTGGGCAGGGCAAACACCGCACTGCCCCAGAGACCTTTCTCCTCCGGTCAGGGTGCAGCCTGCAAGCCGGTGCAGAGGGAGGATGAAAGCAGAGGGAGGATGAAAGCTCTTGCACCGATGGGAATATTGAATCAGCCAAAGCGGAGGGCTCGGGCTGCTGGGCGGTGCTCCAGCCCCCCGGGGCACGCAGGGATGCGGGCGGATTTAGCCTGTTCCCCTATGGAAACAATGCTCATTCCCACCCGCTCGGCATGTTCGTGCGTGGGAGCGTCCCTTCCCCCAGCTGCACTTGAACCCATTGCCCAACCTCGCCACGTTCCCCGGAGGCGCAGGCATCGCCGGTCTTTGCTCCCTCCACCAAAGAGGGAGGCGAGAAAGCTTCCACGGGCACTCCCACGGTCcccgggaagggaagggaagggaagggaagggaagggaagggaagggaagggaagggaacggCTGCCACCGCACAGCACAACCCTGTACGAGCCACCCGAGAAGCCCCGGCAGGAACCGGAGCCCGGGAAAGCTCCCAGCGATGCCTGTGCCTCGTCACCCCGGGGGTCACGCCCGGGGGAGAGAAGACCCACCGCCATGTCCTTGGCGAAGGTCCCTGCCCTAAATTCTCATCTCGGACACGGCGATCCCTCACGGAGCCGGCGCTGGGGGCGCGAGGGGGGCAGGACGGCGGTGGCCGAGGGGGACCCCGGGGGGTGGATGCTGCGTGGGCCGGGGAAGGGGTCTGAGCCGGGGGCTGCTCGCCCGTACACGGAGGAGCAAGGGGGGGGCTCCCCAAAACGCAGGCAGAGCGCGGGCACTATTCGGGACTGTCACCGGAGGCGGCAAGCGGCCGCGAGCTGGGACGGTCAGTTACCGGGGGGCGGCCGGCAGCGCTCGCTCCCGGTACCGCGGCACTCACCAGCTCGAGGCGGAGCGTCCGGAGGCGTTCGGCGAGCGGCGGGTGCGCACCGCGGGCCGGTGCGGGTgccgcgggcggcgcggggggggcTTCGGCCCGCAGCCCCCGCAGCAGCACGGCGGGCGGGCGCCGTCCCACCTTGCCCGCCAGGTCCCGCAGGTCCGCGGGCAGCGCCTCCCCGCCGCCCTCCATGCGGgtggggcggcggcggccgcgctgtCACCGCGGGCCCGCgctcggccccgcccccgccgcggccccgcccccgccgccacCTGCCCGCGCACCAGCGAGGTCCGCCGGGGCgcgcggagcggcgcggggcggggccggggcggggccggcgctggCCGCGCCCCCGCGGTGTCGCTGCGGCGCCGGAAGCGGCGCGAAGGGTGctcggggcggcggcggcggcaccgccgAGCCGGgaccggcccggcccagcccagcccagcccagcccagcccggcccagcccagcccagcccagcccagcccagcccggccctgccccgcctCAGCCTCCCCGTGAGTAGCGCGGCCGGCACACGTCTTCCGGCCCTCCCCGGAATCCCCGCGGTCCCGAAGCGCCTGGGTCTCCCTCTCCCCGCCGCCGCTCATTGCCCGCCCTCAGACAGCCGGTTCTCCCTCCCCGCCCGGAGCGCCTGGGTGCCCTTCGCCATCTCCGCCCCCCGAGTGCCTCTGGGCCCCTCAGCGCTCCTCTCCCCGCCCTGCCGGGCCTTGCTGGGGCACGTTGTGCTCCCCACAGGTCCCCGGCTCTGCCGGGGCTCCACATCCCGCCCAGGCCCAGCGGTTTGCTCCCTGCAGGGCGCCCGGCCTCCCGCTGGCTCCGCTCCCCTGCCCGGGGGTGCTGGGAGCTCCAGTAGGACGCTGGCCCGGCGCTGCTCTCCGTGTCCGGCTGGCTGCGCCCCGATAGCGGGGCAGGGGCTGTTAGTGCCGGCGGTGTCTCTCCACCGAGGACCCCGCTGGCGCACGCGGCCAGCGATGGCCCATTCCATAACCACTGATGGTCCGCGATCTATTGTCTGCCTGTGACTTTGGGCTGCTTCTCTCCCCCAGAACGTGGGAGTGGGCCCGTGGCACTGCAGCAGTCTCGCTGAGGGGTTGGCCTGGAGTAGAGGCAGTCACTTTGATGAGTTCAGGGGCTTCCCCTCACCCTACAGCAAAGCCTGACCTCCTGCATTGCTCCCAGCAGGAGTTCTGGCAAGCAGGGAGGCTCCAGAGGGCTTTTGCTCGTGGCACATCAGTGCTGTCCATGGCCACTGCTTGTGCCAGCTCTGTTTTTACTGGGGAGAGGGTTTGAAGGCACCTCTGTCACCCTCACCTCTCCCGGCAGGGAGCCCCGATGGACATGAGAAGAGAGCAGCACACATCCTGACCCCCGCCCCACACGGCTGCCCCCGTGCCAGCCCCCGGGACTATGGACGAGTGGAAGCCCAACCCCACTGTGAAGCCTCACAAGCGGAGCTGGTACCTTGCCTGGAAGTACAAGCTGATGAACCAGCGCGCACTGCGGAAGCTGTGTCAGGTGAGTCACCCACGGCCCTGCAGGAGATTAGGAAGGATAATCCACAGGATTTACAAGTTTATGGAGCAGCTGCATGGCTGGAAGTGCATCTGCTGGCAGTCTGGGTGACCTGACATGCTGAGGAAGCATAACTTGTTCCCCAGGAAGCTGCCTCCGAGCGCCCATGTGTGTGGAAGGGTCTGCCATGTGTAGCAGCTCCTTTCAGCTACTAGCAGACCTGTTGAGTGGCTGTGGGAGGGGATACAATTATCCAAGTGGCCTTGGTAAGCTTTCAGCTGGAAACCAGCTGACTGCTCCCATCCTGGCTCTGGACCCATGCTGAGTGCTGCAGGGTTCAGCCTTCAGCTGTTTGATTTGCACACCAAGCCTGGTATAAGGCACAACAGGTGGACAGAGAAAATAGGGCTTGGTAACAGGATCTCATGCCCCAGAGGCAGCTGGTGTCTGGGAAAGCCTCAGGCTTGGTTGCTTGTGCTGTGAAACAGCTAATCCTTGGTGGAGACAGCGTCCTGGGGGGTGTCTGTGGCTGTAAGGACATGAAGGTTTGTCCCCatcacagcaaaacacagaaaaggggCTTTTCTGAGAGGATCTCATGAAATCTGGCAGTTGGTTGCTGttggagggagcaggggagggttTTGCATGTTCCTGGGAGGACAAAGGCTCATGAGGTCTTCCTGGGCAAGAAGACTGCCCAGTTCTGTGTCTGATAGGGTGTTTAAGGCTTGGGAATGGGTCTGGTCATTCAGGCGGACATTGCTCACCGTGCTGGGGCAAGGGCCTAGAAACTGCACACATCTCTGTGCTTCGTGGCACTGCTTAAAACACAGATGAAAATTCGGCTTAAAAGAGGTAGACCAGAACTGCAGGTATG
This genomic interval carries:
- the LURAP1 gene encoding leucine rich adaptor protein 1; the encoded protein is MEGGGEALPADLRDLAGKVGRRPPAVLLRGLRAEAPPAPPAAPAPARGAHPPLAERLRTLRLELAYLRAVDVKILQQLVVVNEGIEAVKWLLEERSTLTSRCSSLASSQYSLVESQEASRRGSWDSLQDPNDRLDSISVGSYLDTLADDMDEYSHNAAETAAASTSGRALARAEQDWVRIDPERGLAKQEKDREEHEWPHVDLSPPGLPQDHWFAKEPQVANGYLGQQSPSLEPDRDAKSPPRAGERLGKGNPDGKAWKAEADLENCKLNSKLHLEYDAHWRWLQSQDDVTFL